A single region of the bacterium genome encodes:
- a CDS encoding acyl-CoA dehydrogenase family protein — translation MDFQLSEEEEAFRKEVVSFLDEHLPEGTERTPEFQAKWTKAIRERRWVGFSWPQEVGGGGGGIMEQVILKDEMAKRKAPALGSCFMGLAWVGPSIIQYGTEEQKQKYIPDILDGKYQWCTGYSEPDSGSDLASLKCKCERDGDEYVVNGQKIWTSIAMWSKMMILLVRTETEVESKHDGITCLLVEMDTPGIEVRPIKNMSGGAMFAEVFFDNVRVPVENRLGDEGQGWQVTISALASERSSIAEVHGLIRKIEEVKELARNTIRGGRAMSEDPGIRRRIAQAETKIEAMRLNGMRFLTKQLKGEPLGSETSINKLHRADLEIGLGELALEILGSSSTLMGGDDAVDGGAWAKYSLNWPEVVIGGGTPNIQRNIIAERILGLPKD, via the coding sequence ATGGATTTCCAGCTTTCCGAAGAAGAAGAGGCCTTCCGCAAGGAAGTCGTGTCCTTCCTCGACGAGCACCTGCCGGAAGGAACCGAGCGCACGCCCGAGTTCCAGGCGAAGTGGACGAAAGCGATCCGCGAACGCCGCTGGGTCGGGTTCTCTTGGCCCCAGGAAGTCGGCGGCGGCGGCGGCGGAATCATGGAGCAGGTGATCCTCAAGGACGAGATGGCGAAGCGGAAGGCGCCCGCCCTCGGCTCCTGCTTCATGGGTCTCGCGTGGGTCGGTCCCTCGATCATCCAGTACGGAACCGAAGAGCAGAAGCAGAAGTACATCCCCGACATCCTGGACGGGAAGTACCAGTGGTGCACCGGCTATTCCGAGCCGGATTCCGGGTCGGACCTGGCGAGCCTCAAGTGCAAGTGCGAGCGCGACGGCGACGAGTACGTCGTCAACGGCCAGAAGATCTGGACCTCGATCGCCATGTGGTCGAAGATGATGATCCTGCTCGTCCGAACCGAGACCGAGGTCGAGTCGAAGCACGACGGGATCACCTGTCTCCTGGTCGAGATGGACACGCCCGGAATCGAGGTCCGGCCGATCAAGAACATGAGCGGCGGCGCCATGTTCGCCGAGGTCTTCTTCGACAACGTCCGCGTCCCCGTCGAGAACCGACTCGGCGACGAGGGGCAGGGCTGGCAGGTCACGATCTCGGCGCTCGCGAGCGAGCGCTCGTCGATCGCCGAGGTTCACGGCCTGATCCGCAAGATCGAAGAGGTCAAGGAACTCGCGCGCAACACGATCCGCGGCGGTCGCGCCATGAGCGAAGACCCCGGGATCCGTCGCCGGATCGCCCAGGCGGAAACGAAGATCGAGGCGATGCGCCTGAACGGCATGCGCTTCCTGACCAAGCAGCTGAAGGGCGAGCCGCTCGGCTCCGAGACCTCGATCAACAAGCTCCACCGGGCTGACCTCGAGATCGGTCTCGGCGAGCTCGCGCTCGAGATCCTCGGCTCCTCCTCGACCCTGATGGGCGGGGACGACGCCGTCGACGGCGGCGCCTGGGCGAAGTACTCGCTCAACTGGCCCGAGGTCGTGATCGGGGGTGGGACGCCGAACATCCAGCGGAACATTATTGCCGAGCGGATATTGGGGTTGCCGAAGGATTGA
- a CDS encoding acyl-CoA/acyl-ACP dehydrogenase: MNFGFTEEQELLRAEVRKFLDQNAPLERVREIVEAEGGPGTDPALWARMAELGWVGLNMPEAHGGVGLDLETLLVVLEETGRSLFPSPLISTVLAAKAIERFGSEEQQARWIPGLADGSKVGTFAFMERSDTLGAEGVETLAKPDGDELILSGEKRYVTDAAAADLSVVAVRSGSDAQSLSLVVVEKGTAGATAVDYDAMDLTKRIGSLTLEDARVGTDCVLGEQGAAWPAIQWLLDLGAALVTAEAVGAAEAALEITTEFAKERVQFDEQIGKFQGVKHPLADIYVDVESFRSLVYYAIWALDQDADDARVAVSRAKAYCADAFPQAGIMGVQLHGGVGYTWEYDIQLYLKRAKWVRPMFGDADHHYERVALLGDL; encoded by the coding sequence ATGAACTTCGGATTCACCGAGGAGCAGGAGCTTCTCCGCGCCGAGGTCCGGAAATTCCTGGACCAGAACGCGCCCCTCGAACGCGTGCGTGAGATCGTGGAGGCCGAAGGCGGCCCCGGAACCGATCCTGCGCTCTGGGCTCGGATGGCCGAGCTCGGTTGGGTCGGCCTCAACATGCCCGAGGCTCACGGCGGCGTCGGGCTCGACCTCGAGACGCTGCTCGTGGTCCTCGAAGAGACCGGTCGCTCGCTCTTTCCGTCGCCGCTGATCTCAACGGTCCTCGCGGCCAAGGCGATCGAGCGCTTCGGCTCCGAGGAGCAACAGGCGCGCTGGATCCCGGGCCTGGCCGATGGCTCGAAGGTCGGGACCTTCGCGTTCATGGAGCGGAGCGACACGCTCGGGGCGGAAGGCGTCGAGACGCTCGCCAAGCCGGACGGGGACGAGCTGATCCTGTCGGGCGAGAAGCGCTACGTGACCGACGCGGCCGCTGCGGATCTCAGCGTCGTGGCGGTCCGGTCCGGGTCCGACGCCCAGTCGCTCTCGCTCGTCGTCGTCGAGAAGGGGACCGCGGGCGCCACGGCCGTCGACTACGACGCGATGGATCTCACGAAGCGGATCGGCAGCCTCACCCTCGAAGACGCGCGGGTCGGAACCGACTGCGTGCTGGGCGAGCAGGGCGCGGCCTGGCCCGCGATCCAGTGGCTGCTCGATCTCGGTGCGGCGCTCGTGACGGCGGAAGCGGTCGGCGCGGCCGAAGCGGCGCTCGAGATCACGACCGAGTTCGCGAAGGAGCGCGTCCAGTTCGACGAGCAGATCGGCAAGTTCCAGGGCGTGAAGCATCCGCTCGCCGACATCTACGTCGACGTCGAGTCGTTCCGGTCCCTCGTCTACTACGCGATCTGGGCGCTCGACCAGGACGCCGACGACGCACGCGTCGCCGTGTCTCGGGCCAAGGCGTACTGCGCCGATGCGTTCCCGCAGGCCGGGATCATGGGCGTCCAGCTGCACGGCGGCGTCGGATACACCTGGGAATACGACATCCAGCTCTATCTCAAGCGCGCCAAGTGGGTTCGGCCCATGTTCGGTGACGCGGACCATCACTACGAGCGCGTCGCGCTCCTCGGAGACCTCTAG